The sequence below is a genomic window from Zygosaccharomyces rouxii strain CBS732 chromosome D complete sequence.
ACATTATTACAAATATCGCTCCAGTGGGATTTAGAGCTTCTTTCAGAGTATTTGAACCGATTAAAAGATGTAGCAGATTCCTCTGAAAAATCCACTTTGATGGCCGAATACCAATACAGATTTACAGAAGATGCCAGGGACCAACTAAAGCGATTCGTGAACGataatattttgaaatgttCGATTGATTTGCATTCCACGACAAATTTCGAAGAAGGAATCCAGTTTGCCGAAAATTGTGTTGCTTTTCCTGATTTACTCCTTCTTGTGGAGAATTTCAACGAAGACAAGCGCATATACCCTTGCCATCTTGCAATACTAAGTCGTGCCAACTATTTCAGGATGATGTTTAGCCTTCCCATGGAAGAAAAGGCGACTTATCAAGAATataaagatttcaaagactCACGAAGGCTGCCGCTCATATCTCTACCATCCTGTGACTTCGAAGTGGCGGAAATAATTCTCCGTTATTTATATCATGATAGCTCCGAAATTCCCTGGCAATATGCAATTGATGTATTACTGATGGCGGATTTTCTACTTGAAGACAGGATGAAATCCATGGCCGCTGTTGTAATGACGCAATCGAAAGATTTCCTCGAAAAGCATTCAATCTTTGATATACTCTATGTTGCCTGGGAAACAAAAATGGAGCGTTTGGAACAATTTGCCGCTAAAGTAATTGCCTTTGATCTAAAGAATTATACTAAGGAGactgaattgaaaaatgctaTAATAAAATCCTCTCAGATGATCTCTGTGAGGGAGGAAACCGATACGATCGAGCTTGTAGACGACATAAGATTTTATCTTCTAGAGAAATATGCCTTCGAACCAGACGATATAGACATTCTaagtgaagaaaaggatATACAGCTTTTGAAAGCCTCAGGCATTCTCGACTATCAGCAGGACGTCGCAATTATAGACAATCTCTTGGATGAGCTAACTCTCCAAGCCTAAAGTTTGATATATATGACATAAAGTATTTACTCTAATTCGGAATAATTTTTTAAGGTTTCTCTGGTTTTTTGTAAGTATCTGGCAACCAAGATTGATCTACAGCAACAGGCTTCGCATTTTTAGCAGGTTTTCTTTTGGTTTCAGATTTGTCAAACGTGATGAAGGCATAAGTAGCACCTGCAATCAATAGGCCGAGAAG
It includes:
- a CDS encoding uncharacterized protein (similar to uniprot|P40560 YIL001W Saccharomyces cerevisiae Hypothetical ORF) → MDKNFNDLCYACRIGDTDNADRLISTGVNLNGLDEFDNSPLFLASLCGHEEVVKLLLERGAVCDRDRFEGARCVYGALNDSIRDILVKRDISKAVDINQPFVMHISSLFKDWSLNTHDIQISPPKEINDNGLKLHKFLLSTRSLKLRYNLSTVWNNKSKLTTDIPTSVLNIITKFIYLIPVLHEINMSDYNTLLQISLQWDLELLSEYLNRLKDVADSSEKSTLMAEYQYRFTEDARDQLKRFVNDNILKCSIDLHSTTNFEEGIQFAENCVAFPDLLLLVENFNEDKRIYPCHLAILSRANYFRMMFSLPMEEKATYQEYKDFKDSRRLPLISLPSCDFEVAEIILRYLYHDSSEIPWQYAIDVLLMADFLLEDRMKSMAAVVMTQSKDFLEKHSIFDILYVAWETKMERLEQFAAKVIAFDLKNYTKETELKNAIIKSSQMISVREETDTIELVDDIRFYLLEKYAFEPDDIDILSEEKDIQLLKASGILDYQQDVAIIDNLLDELTLQA